In one window of Vibrio sp. DW001 DNA:
- the ybeD gene encoding DUF493 family protein YbeD, which produces MQEQPTLKDLLEFPCQFTYKVMGYAKPELPELVLQVIQKYAPGDYSPTIKPSGKGTYNSVSVTITATSIEQVDSLYKELGEIDIVRMVL; this is translated from the coding sequence ATGCAAGAACAACCAACGCTTAAAGACCTGTTAGAGTTTCCTTGCCAGTTCACCTACAAGGTTATGGGTTATGCTAAACCTGAGCTACCAGAACTGGTTTTACAAGTGATTCAAAAATACGCTCCTGGTGATTACAGCCCTACGATAAAACCAAGCGGAAAAGGTACATACAATTCTGTTTCTGTAACGATTACAGCAACATCTATCGAGCAAGTGGATTCACTTTATAAAGAACTCGGTGAAATTGATATCGTTCGAATGGTTTTATAA
- the lipB gene encoding lipoyl(octanoyl) transferase LipB — protein MKDNLIVRNLGLNDYEPIWKAMHEFTDNRNDETVDEVWLVEHNPVFTQGQAGKEEHLLNTGDIPVIQSDRGGQVTYHGPGQLVAYFLINLRRKNIGVRELVTNIENLVINTLARFDIESSARPDAPGVYSDGKKVCSLGLRIRKGCSFHGLALNIDMDLSPFLRINPCGYQGMEMVQISELGGPSNVELVGATLVEELLSLLNYEHVDLIKENNKS, from the coding sequence ATTAAAGATAATCTAATTGTTCGAAATCTTGGTCTTAACGACTACGAACCAATTTGGAAAGCAATGCATGAATTCACTGATAATCGCAATGACGAAACTGTCGATGAAGTCTGGTTAGTTGAGCACAACCCGGTATTCACACAAGGCCAAGCAGGTAAAGAAGAACACCTACTTAATACAGGTGATATCCCTGTTATTCAAAGTGACCGTGGTGGTCAAGTTACCTATCACGGGCCCGGTCAGTTAGTTGCCTATTTTCTTATTAACCTACGTAGAAAAAATATTGGTGTTCGAGAGCTGGTTACCAATATAGAAAACCTCGTTATTAATACCTTGGCTAGATTTGATATAGAATCATCAGCACGTCCTGACGCGCCCGGTGTCTATTCCGATGGTAAAAAAGTATGCTCTCTCGGATTAAGAATCCGAAAAGGCTGCTCCTTTCATGGCCTAGCATTAAATATCGATATGGATCTTTCACCTTTTTTGCGTATAAACCCTTGTGGATATCAAGGCATGGAAATGGTACAAATAAGTGAACTTGGCGGCCCTAGCAATGTTGAACTCGTTGGTGCAACGTTAGTTGAAGAGCTACTTTCCTTGCTTAACTACGAGCATGTCGACCTAATAAAAGAAAACAATAAATCATGA
- the lipA gene encoding lipoyl synthase, whose product MSKPIQMEKGVKYRDADKMALIPTKTVPVEKHEVLRKPKWMKIKLPSDSQRIQEIKSAMRKNKLHSVCEEASCPNLAECFNHGTATFMILGAICTRRCPFCDVAHGRPIAPDNNEPQHLAQTISDMKLKYVVVTSVDRDDLRDGGAQHFADCTREIRAKSPGIKIETLVPDFRGRMDAALEVLKDNPPDVFNHNLETAPRLYRKARPGANYKWSLTLLQKFKELHPEVPTKSGLMMGLGETKEEIVDVLKDLRAYGVTMLTIGQYLSPSRHHLPVERYVPPAEFDELKEIALELGFTHAACGPFVRSSYHADMQAKGEEVK is encoded by the coding sequence ATGAGCAAACCAATTCAAATGGAAAAAGGCGTCAAATATAGAGACGCTGATAAAATGGCATTGATACCAACTAAAACAGTGCCCGTTGAAAAACATGAAGTATTACGCAAGCCAAAATGGATGAAAATAAAGCTGCCTTCTGACAGCCAACGCATTCAAGAGATCAAATCTGCGATGCGTAAAAACAAACTTCATTCTGTTTGTGAAGAAGCGTCTTGTCCTAACCTAGCAGAGTGTTTTAACCACGGTACTGCTACCTTTATGATCTTGGGTGCCATCTGTACTCGACGCTGCCCCTTTTGCGATGTTGCTCATGGCAGACCAATTGCGCCAGACAATAATGAACCTCAACATCTTGCACAAACAATTAGCGACATGAAGCTAAAGTATGTTGTGGTGACTTCCGTGGATCGTGATGATTTACGAGACGGCGGCGCTCAGCACTTTGCGGATTGTACTCGTGAAATTCGAGCGAAAAGTCCTGGTATTAAAATAGAAACGCTTGTGCCTGATTTTCGTGGTCGCATGGATGCCGCTCTTGAAGTACTAAAAGACAACCCACCGGATGTTTTCAACCATAACCTTGAGACAGCCCCCCGCCTATATAGAAAAGCACGCCCGGGTGCCAATTATAAGTGGTCATTAACGTTACTACAGAAATTTAAAGAGCTGCATCCAGAAGTACCAACTAAGTCAGGACTGATGATGGGCTTAGGCGAAACAAAAGAAGAAATCGTTGACGTTCTGAAGGATCTTCGCGCCTATGGTGTAACCATGCTAACCATTGGTCAATACCTATCTCCAAGCCGCCATCACTTACCAGTAGAACGCTATGTGCCGCCTGCTGAGTTCGATGAGCTCAAAGAGATAGCATTAGAGCTTGGATTTACTCATGCGGCTTGTGGTCCCTTTGTTCGCTCCTCGTACCATGCAGATATGCAAGCCAAAGGCGAAGAAGTAAAATAA
- the glyA gene encoding serine hydroxymethyltransferase codes for MLKRDMNIADYDAELYAAIQEETLRQEEHIELIASENYTSPRVMEAQGSQLTNKYAEGYPGKRYYGGCEYVDKAESLAIDRACQLFECEYANVQPHSGSQANSAVYMALLKPGDTVLGMSLAHGGHLTHGSPVNFSGKHYNIIPYGINEAGQINYDEMEQLAVQHKPKMIIGGFSAYSQVVDWARMREIADKVDAYLFVDMAHVAGLIAAGVYPTPLPHAHVVSTTTHKTLAGPRGGLILSNAGEDMYKKLNSAVFPGGQGGPLMHVIAGKAVAFKEAMEPEFKEYQARVIANAKAMVAEFIARGYNIVSGSTENHLFLVDLIDKNITGKEADAALGAANITVNKNSVPNDPRSPFVTSGIRIGSPAITRRGFTQEDAKVLAGWMCDVLDNINDETVIEATKRKVLDICKRLPVYA; via the coding sequence ATGCTAAAGCGTGACATGAACATTGCTGATTATGATGCAGAACTATATGCTGCAATACAGGAAGAGACTCTTCGTCAGGAAGAGCATATCGAGCTAATTGCTTCAGAAAACTACACCAGTCCACGAGTAATGGAAGCTCAAGGATCTCAGTTAACCAATAAATACGCCGAAGGTTACCCGGGTAAGCGTTATTATGGTGGTTGTGAGTATGTAGATAAGGCTGAATCGCTTGCAATTGATCGTGCATGCCAGTTATTTGAATGTGAGTACGCTAACGTGCAACCTCACTCAGGCTCACAAGCAAACAGTGCCGTTTATATGGCTTTATTAAAGCCTGGCGATACCGTGCTAGGTATGAGCTTGGCACATGGTGGTCACTTGACTCACGGGTCACCAGTAAACTTCTCAGGTAAGCATTACAACATTATCCCTTATGGTATCAATGAAGCTGGTCAAATCAATTATGACGAGATGGAGCAGCTAGCTGTTCAACATAAACCTAAAATGATTATCGGTGGTTTCTCTGCTTATTCTCAGGTTGTTGATTGGGCACGTATGCGTGAAATTGCTGATAAAGTAGACGCGTATCTTTTTGTTGATATGGCGCACGTTGCGGGTTTGATTGCCGCTGGTGTATACCCAACACCGTTACCGCATGCTCATGTTGTTTCAACAACAACGCATAAAACACTTGCAGGTCCTCGTGGTGGTTTGATTTTATCAAACGCTGGCGAAGACATGTATAAGAAACTGAATTCAGCGGTATTCCCAGGTGGCCAAGGTGGTCCTCTAATGCATGTCATTGCAGGGAAAGCGGTTGCGTTCAAAGAAGCAATGGAGCCAGAATTCAAAGAATATCAAGCGCGTGTTATTGCGAATGCAAAAGCGATGGTGGCTGAATTTATTGCACGTGGTTACAATATTGTATCTGGTTCAACAGAAAATCACTTATTCCTTGTCGATTTAATTGATAAAAATATTACAGGTAAAGAAGCGGATGCAGCATTAGGCGCGGCCAACATTACTGTAAACAAAAACTCAGTGCCTAATGACCCTCGTAGTCCATTTGTTACCTCTGGTATTCGTATCGGTTCTCCTGCAATTACACGCCGCGGGTTTACGCAAGAAGATGCTAAGGTTTTAGCTGGCTGGATGTGTGACGTTTTAGATAACATTAACGACGAAACGGTTATTGAAGCAACGAAACGAAAAGTGCTAGATATCTGTAAGCGATTACCTGTGTACGCTTAA
- a CDS encoding YitT family protein, translated as MQKHSIREDWIAILTGTFLTAQGIFFLQSANLITGGTAGLSLLLSQLIPFSFGTFYFLTNIPFFVLGWQRFGAQFALNSIVSCGLVSLFVDHLDRVINIESLNDIYCAIAGGLLMGLGMLILFRHRSSLGGFNIFCLLVQDKTGISVGKTQLAIDTTILFSSFFFITPTILAISVLGVVVLNIVLGMNHKPSRYTVTYS; from the coding sequence ATGCAAAAACACTCAATAAGGGAAGACTGGATAGCGATACTTACCGGTACGTTTTTAACGGCTCAGGGCATATTTTTTCTTCAATCTGCAAATCTCATTACTGGAGGAACGGCTGGCCTTTCGTTGCTATTAAGTCAGTTAATACCATTTAGCTTTGGTACCTTCTATTTTTTGACAAATATTCCTTTCTTTGTCTTAGGTTGGCAGCGGTTTGGCGCTCAATTCGCTCTTAATAGTATTGTCTCATGTGGGCTTGTTTCACTGTTTGTCGATCACTTAGATAGGGTGATCAACATCGAGTCATTAAACGACATATATTGTGCCATTGCCGGCGGGTTATTGATGGGGCTAGGTATGTTGATTTTATTTAGGCACCGTTCAAGCTTGGGTGGTTTCAATATTTTTTGTCTGCTTGTGCAAGATAAAACGGGCATTTCTGTTGGTAAGACACAGCTCGCCATTGACACCACTATTTTATTCTCGTCTTTCTTTTTTATAACTCCAACGATATTAGCCATATCAGTACTCGGTGTTGTTGTACTAAATATTGTATTAGGGATGAACCATAAACCATCTCGCTATACGGTAACCTATAGCTGA
- a CDS encoding amidohydrolase translates to MDATLNTHHFDPVEFRKKLHRQPELSEKEKQTSTIIFAQLEDFGLSPIGQIGGYGIVCTVDSGNEGDTTLLRADFDALPICEIAQHDHVSEYLGVMHACGHDGHTSSLLSVAEHISKHPPKTGRVILLFQPAEETGTGALSMLNDEQLLSLKVDNVFAYHNLPGYPLNQILIKEGTFACASTGVLIEFEGKTSHAARPENGLSPCHAMVETVQYLQSISQQYPDAFSLVTIVHAKLGEEAFGISPGHAKVMATMRSECNQTFSSMKADLLSMLDKLQKETGINVKVEWDEPFNAAINSTKHSQLIFQQAKLLGMSVVKLDEPMRWSEDFAEFLLRWNGALFCIGSGESHPELHNPDYDFPDDILKTASQMFVSIIDRLHSN, encoded by the coding sequence ATGGATGCCACGTTAAATACTCATCATTTCGACCCAGTTGAATTTAGAAAAAAACTGCACCGTCAACCAGAACTATCAGAGAAAGAAAAACAGACATCCACCATTATTTTTGCACAATTGGAAGACTTCGGATTATCACCCATCGGTCAGATAGGTGGATACGGCATAGTCTGTACTGTTGATAGTGGCAATGAAGGTGACACAACCTTGCTGCGAGCAGATTTCGATGCCTTACCTATCTGTGAAATAGCACAACATGACCATGTATCCGAATACTTGGGCGTGATGCATGCCTGTGGGCATGATGGCCATACGAGTTCGCTTTTGTCAGTTGCCGAACATATTTCAAAGCACCCGCCTAAAACAGGTAGAGTGATTCTGTTATTTCAACCGGCAGAAGAAACCGGAACAGGGGCTCTCTCTATGCTTAATGATGAACAGTTATTATCATTAAAGGTTGATAATGTTTTCGCTTATCACAACCTGCCCGGTTACCCACTCAATCAGATCCTGATAAAAGAAGGAACATTCGCCTGTGCTTCTACTGGCGTATTAATCGAATTTGAAGGAAAAACCTCTCACGCAGCAAGGCCTGAAAATGGCCTCAGTCCATGCCACGCAATGGTCGAAACCGTTCAGTATCTGCAAAGCATTTCACAACAATATCCAGATGCATTCAGTTTGGTCACAATAGTGCACGCTAAGCTTGGAGAAGAGGCGTTCGGTATATCTCCTGGACATGCAAAAGTAATGGCAACCATGCGCAGTGAGTGCAACCAGACCTTCTCAAGCATGAAAGCTGATCTGCTATCGATGCTAGACAAACTACAAAAAGAGACAGGGATTAATGTAAAAGTAGAGTGGGATGAACCATTCAATGCGGCCATCAACTCCACCAAACATAGCCAGCTAATTTTCCAACAAGCTAAGCTCCTAGGTATGTCAGTAGTAAAGCTTGATGAACCCATGCGTTGGTCCGAAGACTTTGCCGAATTTCTACTCAGGTGGAATGGTGCGTTGTTCTGCATTGGCAGTGGTGAATCTCATCCTGAATTACACAACCCAGATTATGATTTTCCAGATGATATATTGAAAACAGCCAGCCAAATGTTCGTTTCAATTATTGACCGACTGCATTCTAATTAA
- the treC gene encoding alpha,alpha-phosphotrehalase, giving the protein MIMNTAEWWRTAAIYQIYPKSFCDSGSKGTGDIKGITSKLDYLKLLGVDAIWLTPVYQSPMIDNGYDISDYYAINPEFGTMADFDELLAIAHQKGIRIIMDIVVNHTSTEHKWFQAALGNKESEYRDYYIWKDPIEGQAPTNWESKFGGNAWELDQKTDQYYLHLFAKEQADLNWENPKVRQEVKDVISFWAEKGIDGFRLDVINLISKQQDFPDDYAGDGRRFYTDGPKVHAYLQEISRDVFQKYGSVTVGEMSSTNLEHCQQYSSLDQKELSMVFNFHHLKVDYNNGDKWTKTSFDFIELKRIFNHWQRGLNGKGWGALFWCNHDQPRIVSRLGNDTEYRIESAKMLATSIHMMQGTPYIYQGEEIGMTNPKYTSIEQYRDVESTNIYDIMVNERGVDMDAMLDILSHKSRDNSRAPMQWNNKAFAGFSKANPWLGIAPNYVEVNADLAVSSPDSVFHFYKKLLSLRKNIQVITDGDYVDLMPDDKQIFCYARRNKEQTLICVNNYYTEPTECALPGHIDLVNAQYLIGNYSDVLCLVVERELSLRPYETRVVLINH; this is encoded by the coding sequence ATGATTATGAATACGGCAGAGTGGTGGCGTACCGCAGCAATTTATCAAATCTATCCTAAAAGCTTTTGTGATAGTGGATCAAAAGGTACTGGGGATATAAAAGGCATAACGAGTAAACTTGATTACCTTAAACTTTTGGGCGTTGATGCTATTTGGCTGACGCCGGTTTATCAGTCTCCAATGATAGATAATGGCTATGATATTTCAGACTATTACGCTATCAACCCAGAATTTGGAACCATGGCCGATTTTGACGAATTGCTTGCTATAGCGCATCAAAAAGGTATTCGTATAATCATGGATATTGTCGTAAATCATACGTCAACAGAACATAAGTGGTTTCAAGCTGCACTTGGTAACAAAGAGAGTGAGTATCGAGATTACTATATCTGGAAGGACCCAATAGAAGGGCAAGCCCCAACCAATTGGGAATCCAAGTTTGGCGGCAATGCGTGGGAGCTAGACCAGAAAACAGATCAATATTACTTGCACCTATTTGCTAAAGAACAAGCGGATTTGAATTGGGAAAACCCTAAAGTTCGTCAAGAAGTTAAAGATGTGATCAGTTTTTGGGCAGAAAAGGGTATAGATGGATTCCGTTTAGATGTCATTAACCTGATATCTAAACAACAAGATTTCCCTGATGATTATGCTGGTGATGGGCGTCGTTTTTATACCGATGGACCTAAGGTACACGCATACCTTCAAGAGATCAGCCGGGATGTTTTTCAGAAATACGGTAGTGTAACCGTGGGAGAAATGTCATCGACCAATCTGGAACACTGCCAGCAGTACTCATCCTTAGATCAGAAAGAGTTGTCTATGGTGTTTAACTTCCATCATTTGAAAGTTGACTATAACAACGGTGATAAATGGACTAAAACATCATTTGATTTTATAGAATTAAAACGGATATTTAATCATTGGCAAAGAGGGTTGAACGGGAAAGGTTGGGGGGCGTTGTTTTGGTGTAACCATGATCAGCCTCGTATCGTCAGCCGTTTAGGTAATGATACAGAGTACCGAATTGAATCCGCCAAAATGCTGGCTACCTCTATACATATGATGCAAGGAACACCGTATATCTATCAAGGTGAAGAAATCGGGATGACGAACCCGAAGTACACTTCGATAGAGCAATATCGTGATGTAGAAAGTACCAATATCTATGACATCATGGTTAACGAACGAGGTGTTGATATGGACGCTATGTTGGATATTCTGTCTCACAAGTCGAGAGATAATTCTAGGGCACCGATGCAATGGAATAACAAGGCGTTTGCGGGATTCTCTAAAGCAAATCCGTGGTTAGGCATTGCTCCAAATTACGTTGAAGTCAATGCTGATTTGGCGGTCAGCTCACCTGATTCAGTGTTTCATTTTTATAAGAAGCTACTCTCGCTGCGTAAAAACATTCAGGTAATTACTGACGGTGATTATGTAGATTTGATGCCTGATGACAAACAGATTTTCTGCTATGCACGTCGCAACAAAGAACAGACGCTTATCTGCGTAAATAATTACTACACAGAACCAACAGAATGTGCATTACCAGGACATATTGACTTGGTTAATGCGCAGTATTTGATAGGTAATTATAGTGATGTTCTCTGCCTCGTTGTTGAAAGAGAGTTGTCATTACGACCCTACGAAACACGAGTTGTTTTAATCAACCATTAG
- the treB gene encoding PTS trehalose transporter subunit IIBC, producing the protein MSNIAREDIARLIKLVGGGDNIASVSHCLTRLRFVLQDTEIADVKGLEALKIVKGCFTNAGQFQVVIGTEVDEVYKVLIEMTGQSSSSKDEAKVAARQNMNILERGISHLAEIFVPLLPAIITGGLILGFRNVIGDIKMFDGQTLTQISQFWATVHSFLWLIGEAIFFFLPVGVCWSTVKKLGGTPILGITLGVTLVSPQLMNAYMIGKAAPEVWDFGLFVIEKVGYQAQVIPAMLAGVALAFIETNLKRIVPSYLYLVVVPFVSIILSVVLAHALIGPFGRVIGNGVAFAAKVAMTGDFAILGAMVFGFLYAPLVITGVHHTTNAVDLQLMQELGGTPIWPLIALSNIAQASAVVGIIIISRKNGERDISVPAAISAYLGVTEPAMYGINLKYKFPMLSAMVGSAVAAAICGSAGVMANGIGVGGLPGILSIQPQYWTIYAIAMLVAILLPITLTLFFYKRAQLKGELEVASA; encoded by the coding sequence ATGAGTAATATTGCAAGAGAAGATATTGCACGTCTTATAAAGTTAGTAGGTGGTGGAGATAATATAGCCAGTGTAAGTCACTGTCTAACGCGTTTACGCTTTGTATTGCAAGACACTGAAATCGCAGATGTTAAAGGTCTAGAAGCCTTAAAAATAGTAAAAGGTTGCTTTACTAATGCGGGTCAATTTCAAGTTGTGATTGGAACGGAAGTCGATGAGGTATATAAAGTACTAATCGAAATGACGGGCCAGTCATCCTCGTCGAAAGATGAAGCAAAAGTGGCGGCTCGTCAAAATATGAATATCTTAGAGAGAGGCATCTCCCATTTAGCCGAAATTTTTGTGCCTCTACTACCCGCTATTATCACTGGTGGTTTGATCTTAGGTTTTAGGAATGTCATTGGCGACATCAAGATGTTCGATGGCCAAACCCTAACGCAGATCAGTCAGTTTTGGGCGACGGTACATTCGTTTTTATGGTTGATCGGTGAAGCGATATTTTTCTTCCTCCCTGTTGGGGTTTGTTGGTCCACGGTTAAGAAGCTAGGTGGAACACCGATACTTGGTATTACACTTGGTGTTACCTTAGTGTCACCGCAACTGATGAATGCTTACATGATAGGTAAAGCGGCTCCAGAGGTATGGGATTTTGGGTTGTTTGTTATCGAAAAAGTAGGTTATCAAGCTCAGGTTATCCCAGCGATGCTTGCAGGTGTAGCACTGGCTTTCATTGAAACAAATCTTAAGCGAATTGTCCCATCGTATTTGTACCTTGTTGTCGTACCGTTTGTGTCTATTATTCTTTCGGTCGTACTTGCGCATGCCCTAATTGGTCCTTTTGGACGCGTTATAGGTAATGGTGTCGCGTTTGCAGCGAAAGTGGCGATGACGGGCGATTTCGCCATACTTGGTGCTATGGTATTCGGCTTCTTGTACGCGCCACTTGTTATTACGGGTGTTCACCATACGACTAATGCAGTTGACCTGCAATTGATGCAAGAGCTTGGCGGAACACCGATTTGGCCACTTATCGCACTTTCTAATATTGCACAAGCTTCTGCGGTCGTCGGTATCATCATCATCAGCCGTAAAAATGGTGAACGTGATATATCTGTGCCAGCGGCAATCTCTGCCTATTTAGGTGTAACAGAACCTGCAATGTACGGCATCAATCTAAAGTATAAATTCCCAATGCTAAGTGCGATGGTTGGGTCAGCGGTTGCAGCGGCAATTTGTGGTAGTGCTGGCGTAATGGCTAACGGGATAGGTGTTGGTGGCTTACCCGGAATCCTTTCTATTCAACCTCAATACTGGACGATATACGCCATTGCCATGTTGGTTGCCATCTTACTACCTATAACATTGACTCTATTTTTCTACAAACGAGCACAGTTAAAAGGCGAATTAGAAGTCGCTAGTGCATAA
- the treR gene encoding trehalose operon repressor TreR: MPTKKLTIHDIAKLSGVGKSTVSRVLTNDPKVKPDTRERVEKIIADSGYVPSKSAQSMRGGSQKVVGVIISRLDSPSENRAVSSILDTLYSAGYDVVIMESQFDKDKTNDHLDVLKKRNVDGVILFGFTGCDISRLVEWKSKIVVIAMDVEGISSVDYDSAGVIIKALEHIKNHSLSEVTYIGVDISDKSTGETRLNAYIDWCKKNGITPCYSTGQLSHESAYQQVDSILNEQTQAIACASDTLALGVIKRLQELSRDEVMVTGVGGNQLLSFLFPNTFSVDPGYEEAGRYAANMLISQLLGDKTEKHITQIPIN; encoded by the coding sequence ATGCCAACAAAAAAACTGACTATTCATGATATTGCGAAACTTTCTGGTGTTGGTAAGTCAACGGTTTCTCGTGTGTTAACCAATGATCCTAAAGTGAAGCCTGATACCCGTGAACGGGTAGAGAAGATAATTGCAGATTCTGGTTATGTGCCGTCAAAATCAGCACAGTCTATGCGCGGAGGCAGCCAAAAGGTTGTAGGTGTCATTATTTCTCGGCTCGATTCTCCTTCCGAAAATCGAGCCGTCAGTAGTATTCTCGATACACTTTATAGTGCCGGTTACGATGTAGTTATTATGGAGAGTCAGTTTGATAAAGATAAAACCAACGATCATCTAGACGTACTTAAAAAGCGAAATGTTGATGGTGTTATCCTTTTTGGTTTTACTGGCTGTGATATTTCCCGTCTAGTTGAATGGAAAAGCAAAATCGTCGTCATTGCTATGGATGTGGAAGGTATCTCGTCGGTCGATTACGATAGCGCGGGTGTGATTATTAAAGCACTGGAGCATATAAAGAACCATTCATTATCGGAAGTTACTTATATCGGTGTTGATATAAGTGATAAATCAACCGGTGAGACCCGTCTAAATGCCTATATAGATTGGTGTAAAAAGAACGGCATTACGCCTTGTTATAGCACCGGACAATTGAGTCACGAAAGTGCTTACCAACAGGTCGATTCAATTTTAAACGAGCAAACTCAAGCGATTGCTTGTGCCAGTGACACCTTAGCCTTAGGTGTAATTAAAAGATTACAAGAACTATCACGCGATGAAGTGATGGTGACTGGTGTGGGTGGCAACCAACTACTTTCCTTTCTTTTTCCTAACACGTTTAGCGTTGACCCTGGCTATGAGGAAGCGGGCCGTTATGCCGCTAACATGCTGATATCTCAGCTTTTAGGGGATAAAACTGAAAAACATATCACTCAAATCCCAATTAATTAA
- a CDS encoding MliC family protein: protein MSTIDENTAEIVMAHKRIALKQVPAASGSKYQNTERELLLWLKGTRAMLTLSFDTVVNCDQVMN from the coding sequence GTGTCAACTATAGACGAAAATACAGCAGAAATAGTCATGGCGCATAAACGTATCGCACTAAAACAAGTTCCAGCGGCTTCTGGAAGCAAATATCAAAACACAGAACGTGAATTGTTGCTTTGGCTAAAGGGGACACGAGCTATGTTGACACTTAGTTTTGATACGGTTGTGAACTGCGATCAGGTAATGAATTGA
- the gmhB gene encoding D-glycero-beta-D-manno-heptose 1,7-bisphosphate 7-phosphatase, whose product MVKPAVFLDRDGVINVDHGYVHDEHDFEFIDGVFEATQKLQQMGYLLVLVTNQSGVARGLFSEDRFLSLTEWMDWNFVDNGVDFDGIYYCMHHPEHGIGEYKQDCDCRKPKPGMFLSARDFLKIDMKNSVMVGDKAEDMMAAEAAGVGTKILVRTGKPVTDKGTSIASTVLNSIKDVPAYLEQI is encoded by the coding sequence TTGGTTAAACCTGCTGTGTTTTTAGACCGAGACGGTGTGATTAATGTCGATCATGGTTACGTACATGATGAGCATGATTTTGAATTCATCGACGGTGTCTTTGAAGCGACCCAAAAACTACAACAGATGGGGTATCTTTTGGTTTTGGTCACGAACCAATCCGGTGTTGCCCGTGGGTTGTTTAGCGAAGACCGGTTTCTCTCATTAACTGAGTGGATGGATTGGAACTTCGTCGACAATGGCGTTGATTTCGATGGGATCTATTACTGCATGCACCATCCAGAGCATGGAATTGGTGAATATAAGCAAGATTGTGATTGCCGTAAACCCAAACCTGGTATGTTTCTTTCTGCGCGCGATTTCTTAAAGATCGACATGAAGAACTCGGTTATGGTCGGTGATAAAGCGGAAGACATGATGGCTGCGGAAGCAGCTGGTGTTGGTACTAAAATATTAGTCAGAACTGGAAAACCAGTGACAGACAAGGGAACGTCTATTGCCTCGACTGTACTTAACAGTATTAAAGACGTACCAGCATACCTTGAACAGATATAA